A window of the Lactuca sativa cultivar Salinas chromosome 5, Lsat_Salinas_v11, whole genome shotgun sequence genome harbors these coding sequences:
- the LOC111900725 gene encoding uncharacterized protein LOC111900725, with protein sequence MSDRRCFEFLDKSLKDVLEDDNHLFGGMSMLLGGDFQQTLPVQPKSRKSQIISLTQPNSYLWSHFTVFKLHHNMRLSQPVDSDKDVNRISHFASWLLDIGNGNIGTPDNNDPESTNIIQLPHCFLIELGDKGLESLIHFVYGKDIISNPSPEELSVRAIICPKNETADQVNALILSKSNSQGVVYNSCDSIKSQTHDSLELDTLYPQDYLNNLQFSGIPSHTLNLKVNTPVMLMRNINQREGLCNGTRLIVTQLLPSVIEASIITGISVGKRVYIPRIKFVHNTSDLPFIFIRKQFPLKVYYAMTINKSQGQYLKKVGLYLTNSVFTHRQLYVALSRATSPDSIKILLQQEDALPFNCTRNVVFKDLLARVNMQESYLLKHG encoded by the exons ATGAGTGATCGTCGTTGCTTTGAGTTTCTTGATAAATCACTAAAAGACGTCCTTGAAGATGATAACCATCTATTTGGTGGGATGTCAATGCTCCTAGGAGGTGACTTTCAACAAACTCTTCCTGTTCAACCTAAAAGTAGAAAATCACAAATAATTAGCCTAACTCAACCCAATTCGTATTTATGGTCACATTTTACGGTATTCAAATTGCATCATAATATGCGTTTATCCCAACCAGTCGATTCAGATAAAGATGTTAATCGAATATCACATTTTGCTTCATGGCTTCTCGATATTGGAAATGGAAATATTGGAACACCAGACAACAATGATCCAGAAAGCACAAACATTATACAATTACCTCATTGTTTCCTTATCGAATTAGGAGACAAAGGATTAGAATCATTAATACATTTTGTATATGGCAAAGATATAATTTCCAATCCATCACCTGAAGAGTTATCTGTTAGAGCCATTATTTGTCCAAAAAATGAAACAGCTGATCAAGTCAATGCTTTAATTCTATCAAAAAGTAATAGTCAAGGGGTGGTATACAACAGCTGTGATTCGATTAAGTCACAAACCCATGATAGCTTAGAATTAGATACCTTATATCCCCAAGATTATTTAAACAATCTTCAATTTTCTGGTATACCTTCACATACATTAAATTTGAAAGTTAATACCCCAGTTATGCTGATGAGGAATATCAATCAACGAGAAGGTCTTTGTAATGGAACACGTTTGATTGTTACACAATTATTACCATCTGTGATTGAAGCATCCATAATAACAGGAATATCTGTTGGGAAAAGGGTGTACATTCCAAGAATAAAATTTGTACATAATACCTCTGACCTACcttttatatttatcagaaaacaATTTCCTCTTAAAGTATATTACGCAATGACTATAAACAAAAGTCAAGGCCAATATCTTAAAAAGGTAGGTTTATACCTAACAAACTCTGTTTTCACACACAGACAACTATATGTGGCTTTGTCAAGAGCTACCTCACCAGATTCAATAAAGATTCTACTACAACAAGAAGATGCATTACCATTCAACTGTACCAGGAATGTCGTCTTTAAGGATTTGTTAGCAAGAGTTAATATGCAAGAG AGCTATCTCCTCAAACATGGATAG